In Bacillus thuringiensis, the DNA window CTTCTTTTTGCTTTTCTCGTTCTTCTGCTGTCATTTGATTATATCTCTTCAAAAATCCTTCGTAATGCCCAACTACTTCATCTACATCCCCATACTCTTTAAATTGACCATAATGTAGCCAAAGAGCTTTTGTACAGAAGTTTTTCACTTGAGAAAGTGAATGACTAATAAAAAAGATAGTTTTCCCTTGTTCCTTAAATTCATTCATTTTATCTAAACATTTTTTAGTAAACGTTTGATCTCCAACAGATAAAGCTTCATCAATTACCAAAATATCTGGATTAATATGAACCGAAATCGCAAATCCAATTCTAGACTTCATTCCACTTGAATAAGTCTTCACTGGTTGATACATAAATTTTCCTATATCAGCAAACTCAATAACTTTTGGTGTAATTTCTTTAATTTGTTCTTTCGTAAGCCCCATCATTAAGGCTTTTAGCTCAATGTTTTCAATTCCAGTTAATTGGTTATTTAATCCCGAAGAAATTGCAATCAAAGATGCAGAACCATTAATTGTAACCTTTCCCTTATTTGGAATAGTAACGCCAGCAATTAAATTTGATAGTGTACTCTTCCCTGAACCATTTAAGCCAACAATTCCAACTATTTCCCCTTCTGGCACTTCAAAACTAACATTATTTAAAGCATAATGATAATCACCATTATCATTTCTAAAAAATAAATCCTTTAATTTATCTGAAGATTTACTATACATTTTATACTTTTTTGTAACATGTTCAAACTTCACTTTATAACTCATTGGATTATTCACCTTTTATAAGTAATCAACAAACTGCTTGCGGAATCTAACGTGGAACATTGCCCCAATCACAAACAAAATAATTGTTACTCCCCAAAAATATAATGTATACAATGAACCTATAAAACTAATACTTCCGTGTAATAATGAAGATCTATATCCCTCAACTACATAGTAAAACGGATTTATCTTCATTAAAAATGCAAATATACTATTCATATGCTCACTCGGTTTCCACAAAACTGGTGTTAAATAAAATAACATTCTTGTAATCGATTGAATAAATAAATGTACATCTCTTGAAATTGTAGAGATAGTAGAGGTAATAAAAGATAAAGCAATTAAAAAACTAAATGTAGAAAGTATGCAATAAATCAACCCAACTATACTAAGAATACTTATACCTTTAATACATATAACAATAAGTATTAAAACTGCCAGTAACACTAAATGTGTATATAATTGCGATAAGATAATATAAGTAGGTATTACACTCAATGGGAAATTCATTTTAGAAACTGTATTTAGTTTAGCATAAATAGAATTTGACCCTTGAATAATTGAGCCATTTATAAAAAACCATGGAATAATACCACAGATCATCCAAACGAAGAACGGAACTCCTTCTACAGGAGCCCCACCTCGAATTCCTAAACCAAATACCAGCCAATATACAAAAATTTGAATTAAAGGGTTTAAAAACACCCATATAATCCCTAATGTACTAGCAGCATATTGCTGCTTAATTTCATATATAGAAAGCCTTCCCATTAAATATAAGTTATCTAATTGTTCCTTAATAACACTTTTTATAGCTTTCATACAAAAACCTCATCTGATTTTAACATTTCATGAATATTCCCGAAATTAATCACCTTCATTTTACCTTTTTTATTTAAAGGTATACAATTTCGAGCATCGAATAAAATTGGTTGGCGCATTTTTGAAACAAATTGGCTGTAATCTATAGTTTTAAACTCGTTATGATCAGCCAATACTAATATTAAATCTGCACCTTCTACAGCTTCTTCTGCAGTCTTCAAGTTAAATAACTCACTCTTAACATAAGGATCATGAATCGTCACATTATATCCTTTTTGATATAACTCATCAATGATCTCTAAAGCTGGACTTTCTCTCATATCATCTGTATTTCCTTTATAAGTAACCCCAAATATAGCAATTTTAGGGGACTCAATTCCTTTAAGCAATTGTTCAATATTCCCGCAAACGTACAATGGCATAGAAACATTCACATCACGAGACATCTGAATAATATTAGCTATTTCCGGCGTTTTGGCTACAATAAAATACGGATCGACCGCTAAGCAATGCCCCCCCACACCAGGTCCTGGTTGGTGTAAGTTTACACGTGGATGCTTATTGGCCATTTCAATAACATCCAATACATTTATTTTTAAGTTTTGACATATTTTTGCTAACTCATTTGATAATGCAATATTTACATCCCGGAACGTATTTTCCATCAACTTGGACATTTCTGCTGTTTTAGCGTCAGTTTGAATTATTTCACCCTTCACAAATAAGCTATACACTCGGGCTGCCATTTTGGAACAAGCTGGAGTAATACCTCCTACAATCCTATTATTAAAAATAATTTCGTCCATAATCTTTCCTGGCAAGACTCGCTCTGGACAATGTACTAAAAAGATATCTTTCCCAACTGTAAAACCAGCACCTTCTATTAAAGGTTTGATAAAATCATCCATACTCCGAGGAGCAATTGTTGATTCTATAATTAATATGTTTCCTTTTCTAATATTGGGAATAACCTCTTTGACAGCAGTTAAAACACCAGTCAAATCACATGATTTATATTCATCATCTTTATTTGGTGTAGGAACAGCAATAATAAAAACATCTGCTTCGACCACTTCAAGAGAAGCAGTTAATTTTCTTTTCCTTACTGTCTCCCGAACAACTTCTCCGAGCCCCGGTTCTTCAATATGGATTGCTCCCTTATTTAACTTCTCTACAACATGTTGATTGATATCTACCCCTACTACTTCAGCTCCGTGTTTCGCAAACATGGCAGCTGTAGGGAGACCAATATATCCTAAACCTACTACACAAACTTTCATAAATTAATCCTCCACTATACCCTCTACTACCCAATAAAATTAGCAGCTTTCGTCCTGTTTAAGTTAACTTCTTAAATATTCCTCTAATTTGACCTTAAAAATTTGATAATATCTAGATTCATAATGAAAAGGGGCTAACCCCCACTTATGTTCATAATTTGCGACAAAACTATTGTCTTGAATTAAGTCTATTACTTTTAAATACGGATGATTGAATGTAACGTAATTATAATATCCAACCAGTAATTTATTATGCTTCTCGACCTCATCTAAAGTGAAATACTTATTATACGTACCATCAAACCTTTTTATGACTCCATCCGCATCCCTGAAAGAATTTAAATAAAGTGCCTTATGAAGTATAACTTTTTCGGGATTTATAAACTTAAATAATTTATTTAAAAAATTGTCACATGCAATCTCCCACATGGTTACTGTTTCTTTCTTTATTCGATATAATTGATTTTCAATATTCAACTTATTAATTAGCCCTGATTCTAACAGAAAATCACTTCTCGTAATAATAGAACCTTCACCTATATGAAAGCAATCATACCTCTCATCCATAAAATCAATAATTAATACATCCAGATCTAAAGGAATGTACTCAAACCAATTTTTTCTAAAATCTGCTTGCAGTGTTTTGGTACCAAATTTAGTATGATGTTTAATATCAGATATATCATTTATAGGCTGAGAATCTAAACTAATTAAAGATGACTTAGACATATAAAAAGCTATTTCATAATCTTCCTCAATATTTAAATTAATACTGTTATCAAAAACGTCCCGCGTAACACAACTTCCTATAATACCAATCTTCTTCATAAAAAAACCACCATATAATTATTTCAAAAATTATATACTTATTAATTCGCCTTAATTTGCATTTCTTCTATGCATTCAATAGTTCGATAACAATTATTTCTATCTCGAACATTGAATATTTCTTTTGCCTTCTTGAGCTGTTTAGCGTTTAATTTAAAATCATTTTGAATAAACATCTCTAGCTCATCCAAAACAAGTTCTTTTTCATTTACTACTTTCCCCATATCTCGATAACGTATATATTTAGAAGGTCTATAATGGAACTTTTCAGGATCGAATTGATATAGAATCACCGCTTTATCCATATACAGGAAATCAGCTGAAACAGATGAATAATCTGTAATCAATAAGCTATTTTCTTTCAATAAATTTTGCACCGATGCTTGTTGTTTTGTGTGAATTACAATTCTTTCATTCTCAAAATTAAATAGATCTATAAACCTTTGCATCTCACTATGAATATAGAAATTAACTTTTAAATCATACTTTTCAAGCATTTCTATAAAACGGGCATCATTAACTAAATCATTATATCTACGATAATACTCCGAGTACACAAATTGTTTACGCGATTGATGGCGTAAAAAATCTCGCCACGTTGGCATAATCAATATTTCCCTTTTCACATCATTTTTATAAAGATTATCAAAACGACTCAATCCCACATTCTTTACTACCTGCTTCTCATAACCTAATTCTTTAATTACATATTGCCTTTCATACTCAGAGCTTGTAATAAATAAATCATAAGGGTTTTTTTCTTTAAATGTCCATTTACTCACATCATGAATATATACACCGTGTTGTAAAAATACTTCTCTAGCATTAATATATTTCGCAAACTTTTTTTGGAATTCCCTTCCTGGCCTTGGAAATGAGAATGTTAAGAAGTGATATGCTGAAATATAAACTTTAGCGTGCAACATCATTAACTTATGCCTAAAGCTTGAATGATATATTATATTTCCATACGATTTTATATTTTCAAGTTGCTTTGCGTCCTTATCAATAACATAATACAAATTCAAATCTGATCGATGGGTTCTACAATATTTAAATAAATGATAGCCGTTATCTTCTGCCTGATCATTTCTCTCACCAATTAGCCATATATTTTTCTTCCCATAATATGATTTAGTCATAAAGTAACAAATTAACAATAATTGATCCGAAACTTGCTCCTTAATATTCATATACATTTTTTTTATCATTCTTATAGGAGATGTAATAATCCACGACTTGGATTTCTTTACATGTTCAAGTTTGACATCTCGACCTTTTAGATTTTCCAACCGCTCTTCATAATACTCTTTTGATAATTTTACGCTCAATAAAGAAATTGCTTGCTCATATTTCTCTTCATTAATTAGCTTAATTATTAATGTATTTAGTTTGTTAAACCTTCGAATACTGTGTGTATTAGCTCTTTTCATTAAGCTCAAATAGTTTATTAGAACTTCTTCTTTCAACTCTTCTGGCAATTTATTGAAATCATAGTCCAGTTTAAATATAGCATTTCTAACAAAAATATAATTAATTGCCCCATATACCTCGTTTATGATATTTAGTTTCTGACAGTACTCATATAAAATAGCATCTAGTTTCCCAACTTCTTGAGATATTTTGTACGAATGGACGTGAGAGATAGAAATATCCTTCTCTTGATTTCTTACCCGATAGTTATAAACTAAGTTAGGTATATAAGAAAATACCTTAGTTTTAATTAATAGTTGTTTCACGAATGCTTCTGAACAGTAAATTGGTAACTCTTTATTAAATCTAATCTCATTTTCTCTTAAAAAAGAGGTATTCACGAGTCCAACAAATTTATGAAGTAGTACTGATAAGATTCTCGGATCCTTTGTTATAGATGTTTTTAACATTTCTAGCTGCATAAATGATTGTTTATAATCCCACGGAATAATATTTTTTTTCTTAATAGTTCTTACTAAACTACCTAATACTAAGTTCACTTTATCTTCTTCTATTTTAACATATAGATCTGCCAAAGCTGTTTTAGCAAAATAATCATCACCATCTAAAAAAGTGACATATTTTCCTACAGCCTTATCTATTCCAATATTTTTCAATATAGCCTGATTACCTATACGACTTTCTGATTTAATTACTTTTATATTGTGATGTTTTTTAGAATACCAGTCTAAAATTTTTAGTGTTTCATCATTTGAGCAATCATCTATCACTAAAACTTCAACTTTATTTAAATCAAAAGTTTGACTCAAAATAGAATTTATACATTTTTTTATATACTTTTCAAAATTGTACGTATTTACTATTACCGAAATTTTTATATTTTTATTCATGTCCTCACCTTAAATATTTTTATTTTGAAACGGGTACTAGTTTTTTCACTTTTAAAGTTAATTTAGCCCTAACTTTTCGAAAAGGCTTAGTCATCTTCCAATATTTCGACTTATAAATACGATTCAGTTCCTTTGATGCTATTTGCAATTCTCTTTGAGCTTGAAAAGCTTCATTTCTTTTCACCTTTAATTCAATATATAATATAATATTTTCTATATTTCCCTCTTTTAAAAATTTTATAAGACCTCTATCAAATTCTATTAATTCCTCTAAAAATTCATCATCAAATCTTAATACCGTAGGATGTGCCAAATTTAAAATTTCTCTTTGTTCTTTAATTGATAAGGCAAGAAATTCATCGTTCAATCGATAGATAATCGATTGAACTGTTTGCAAATTGGAGTTTTTGTACAAATCCACCTTCTTTAAATCACAAAAATTACTAAATATAATATTATCCGCTATAACAAAATTTGAAATTGCTTCATACGGCTCCAGCTGTGTAAGGGAATTTTCTTCTTCTTCATCTCTCATCCTGTAAAAATATACATTTTCCGGAATATAACTAAATCTTTTAGCTAATAACATAAGTTGATTACATATAATAAAATCTTCACCTAATTTAATTGATGGATTAAATTGAATTTTATACTTCTTAAAAAAAGATGTTTTAATTAATTTATTTACTAAATAGCCTAAGACAGATAGAAATTCTGGTTTCTCTTCAATCTTAATATTTCTATGATACCTTTGTAACATTGCGGTGTTTAATTGCGGTTGTTTCCATTGCTTCTGCGAATTAAAACGAGCTAAACTTCCCATTACAAAATCTGATTTATACTTTTGAGCATACTCATATAATTTCTCATAAGCATCCTTAGGAACGTAGTCATCTGGATCTAGAAAAATTAAGTACTCACCTGTTGCTTGCTCCACACCTATATTTTTAGGTGTAGACGGCGAACCTGTATTTTTTTCTAAGTGGATTGATATGAAATTCGAATATTTTTCACTATATTTATCCATTATTGATTTTGTAAAATCTGTAGAACAATCATTTACCATAATAACTTCTAAATTTTCTACACCAATTGTTTGATTCACTAAAGAATTTAAACACTCCTCTATATACATCTCTACATTGTATATAGGCAAAATCACTGAAATTAGTGGCTTTTTCAAATCTCTACACTCCCTTTATATTTTCAAATAACATTTGACAATGTAACTCTTTTGGCTTTATAACGTACTTATTTACCTTCTCCAAATTAAGACTTTGCAATGAACTTTCGAAATCATTTAATAAAAGGTGTATATCTTTTTCACTTTCTACTCTTGTTCCAAACAACTCTGTCCTATGATTAATCGGGCCTTCATTATAGTGTTTAGAATAAAATTCACCGTAATCAAACTGAAAAAAAATAACAGGCTTATTCATATAAGCAAAGTCAAATGAAACTGTAGAATAATCTGTAATTAGTAAACGATGTCGTTTTAGTAGACTTTGCACTGTTTCTTTACCCTGTTTCAGGACCTTGATTCGTTCATGAAATACAGGCGTTTCAGCACCTAATTTTTGAGTCTGATAATGAGGAAAGAAAGTCAATGTCATGTCTTTCTCTTCTAACATCTTATGGAGCTCTTTACTTTTTAAAAATGACATATATGTCTGCCAATACTTAGATTTCATTAATTGGTCTTTCGTTTTAATCCAACTTCTCCAAGTTGGCATGAGTAAAATCTCATTTCCTTTACTTTCATCCTTTAGGGCATCCCAACGTGCAAGCCCTGTTACGATTACTTCATCTTCCTCATATCCAAATTCTTTGACGATATGCTCCTTCTCAAACTGTGAGGACACAACAAATAGAGAATAGCCCATTCGATTTTTATTTAACACATGATTTACGCGACTTACACCTATAACCCCATGTTGAATAAAAATCTTCTTATTTTGCTGCCATTCGGGATAGTACTTTAAAATGTGCTTATAATCGTCCGTATACATATTGGCTGTTTCTGAATAACTATTAATTGTTTTATTACAAATTAATAAATAGAATGTATGTTTAAAACTTCCGTATTGGATTATATTCCCTAATCCCTCGATATTTTTATAATCATTACTTTCCTTATTAATAATATAAAAAGTTGGAATATCAGGGTGTTTCTTTCGAATATATTTAAATAAGTGATAGGAATTATCTTGTGCTGTATCTTCTCTTTCACCAATTAACCATATATTCTTTCTACGAAAATATGATCCAAATAATTTATAGAATATAATTGCAAGTAACGCTTTATAATTTTTTCTTTTAAATAATCCTAAATCATAGCGAATTGCTCGCTTAACTTCACTACATGTATTCATCATTCTCTTCATATAGTTAGACTTACGAATTTGAATTGTAGCTTCACTATTTTTATATAGTACCTTAATATCCAATGGATTTTCATTTTGATACTTTGTATTATTGCGTAACTGTGCTAACAGAACCCTTAGCGGTTCTTCAATAACAGTTTTCCCTATGCTGAGGCGTATTGATATTTTCCATTCTCCCTCTTCTAACCAATCTCTTACATTGACTTCTATTGTTTCAAATCCCGCATCATTATAGTCAATGGTATTGTTAGAAAATAAGTATGATATATCCGTACGTAAGGAGTTTTTTAGTTGGATTGTTTTAGTGGTTCCATCCTTATAAAATACTAGTTCTTTTTTTATTTTTTTAGTTGATAAATTTTCAACGAATGCATATCCACTAATTGTAAGAATCTCTTTACGAAGTTTTATTCCTTCAATTTTATGAACTAGGGCTAAATTATTAACTTGTAATAATTCTTTATATCGAGGGAAAAATCGATAATAAAAATAATAATATTTCTTATTATCATATACATGTTCTTTTGTAATTAATTCATCCTGAAAGATATTTAATAATTTCTCTAAACCTATAGAATCATTTTCTTTTATCATTTCAGTTATTAATTGATCCCGCACATTAAATTCTTCTATATATTTAAAACTAGTTAGACTTGATAGGAATTTATTTCCTAGTTGAATGACTTCTAAAAGCTTTTCATTTGAAAAATCTTTTCCCTTTAAAACAATGGAATCCACAAAGAATTTCCACTGTCTTGCTTCTATAGTATGGATTAACGCAAGCCTTTTTTTCTCTCTATACATGGCAGTTAATTTCATTTGTAATATAACTAACTGATCAAAAAATGTAATCGTTGTATTTTTAGATAGGTTATTGTTACCGTTATCTACTATCCTATAATAAAGCAAGGGTGTTTCACGTACGATTACTCTTTCAGCAACCAACAAACATTGTTGGGTAAATAGCAAGTCTTCTCCAACCCAAAGATCTTCATCAAAATGAATACCATTAAGGACACACATTTCTCTTTTAAATATCTTATTACTCGTGGATGGAGTGAGATGTAATTCTAAGTTCTTCGCAACGTTTCTAATTAATGGGAATTTCTTATTAAATAACTTTTTCATATATGAAAGTGGCCAATTTTTATATTCATTAAAACAAATAATATTGGCAATAACCATATCTGCATTATTTCCGCTCGCAACCTCATACATTTTCTTGTATCCAGCTAAATGTACATAATCATCCGCATCTAAAAATGTAACATATTCCCCGTTTGCTTTTTGTAATCCGGTATTACGAGCAGCACTCACACCAGCATTCTGTTGTCTATAAACTTTCAAATTATTATGTTGCTTTTCATACTGTCCCAATACTCTCATACTATTATCGGTTGAGCCATCATCAACAACAATAATTTCAATCCCCTTTAATGTCTGCTCAACAACAGATTGTAAACACTGAACTAAATATTGTCCTTTGTTATAATTTGTAATTATTACACTTAGCTTTACTTTCTTCAAGAAACCCTCATTCCCATCTTTTAGTTCATATGGTAACGTAGAAATCAAAAATATTTTCCCCTATATTATTCCAAATCCTTATATATTTTTATAAAGAGTTCTTTTTCATTTTCCCAATTATAATTATTACGGGCAATGAAGCTATTTTCTCTCATTTTCTCTCTCTCTTCTGGATGTTCTAGTATATAGT includes these proteins:
- a CDS encoding ABC transporter permease, producing the protein MKAIKSVIKEQLDNLYLMGRLSIYEIKQQYAASTLGIIWVFLNPLIQIFVYWLVFGLGIRGGAPVEGVPFFVWMICGIIPWFFINGSIIQGSNSIYAKLNTVSKMNFPLSVIPTYIILSQLYTHLVLLAVLILIVICIKGISILSIVGLIYCILSTFSFLIALSFITSTISTISRDVHLFIQSITRMLFYLTPVLWKPSEHMNSIFAFLMKINPFYYVVEGYRSSLLHGSISFIGSLYTLYFWGVTIILFVIGAMFHVRFRKQFVDYL
- a CDS encoding nucleotide sugar dehydrogenase; the protein is MKVCVVGLGYIGLPTAAMFAKHGAEVVGVDINQHVVEKLNKGAIHIEEPGLGEVVRETVRKRKLTASLEVVEADVFIIAVPTPNKDDEYKSCDLTGVLTAVKEVIPNIRKGNILIIESTIAPRSMDDFIKPLIEGAGFTVGKDIFLVHCPERVLPGKIMDEIIFNNRIVGGITPACSKMAARVYSLFVKGEIIQTDAKTAEMSKLMENTFRDVNIALSNELAKICQNLKINVLDVIEMANKHPRVNLHQPGPGVGGHCLAVDPYFIVAKTPEIANIIQMSRDVNVSMPLYVCGNIEQLLKGIESPKIAIFGVTYKGNTDDMRESPALEIIDELYQKGYNVTIHDPYVKSELFNLKTAEEAVEGADLILVLADHNEFKTIDYSQFVSKMRQPILFDARNCIPLNKKGKMKVINFGNIHEMLKSDEVFV
- a CDS encoding DUF6270 domain-containing protein; the protein is MKKIGIIGSCVTRDVFDNSINLNIEEDYEIAFYMSKSSLISLDSQPINDISDIKHHTKFGTKTLQADFRKNWFEYIPLDLDVLIIDFMDERYDCFHIGEGSIITRSDFLLESGLINKLNIENQLYRIKKETVTMWEIACDNFLNKLFKFINPEKVILHKALYLNSFRDADGVIKRFDGTYNKYFTLDEVEKHNKLLVGYYNYVTFNHPYLKVIDLIQDNSFVANYEHKWGLAPFHYESRYYQIFKVKLEEYLRS
- a CDS encoding bifunctional glycosyltransferase/CDP-glycerol:glycerophosphate glycerophosphotransferase yields the protein MNKNIKISVIVNTYNFEKYIKKCINSILSQTFDLNKVEVLVIDDCSNDETLKILDWYSKKHHNIKVIKSESRIGNQAILKNIGIDKAVGKYVTFLDGDDYFAKTALADLYVKIEEDKVNLVLGSLVRTIKKKNIIPWDYKQSFMQLEMLKTSITKDPRILSVLLHKFVGLVNTSFLRENEIRFNKELPIYCSEAFVKQLLIKTKVFSYIPNLVYNYRVRNQEKDISISHVHSYKISQEVGKLDAILYEYCQKLNIINEVYGAINYIFVRNAIFKLDYDFNKLPEELKEEVLINYLSLMKRANTHSIRRFNKLNTLIIKLINEEKYEQAISLLSVKLSKEYYEERLENLKGRDVKLEHVKKSKSWIITSPIRMIKKMYMNIKEQVSDQLLLICYFMTKSYYGKKNIWLIGERNDQAEDNGYHLFKYCRTHRSDLNLYYVIDKDAKQLENIKSYGNIIYHSSFRHKLMMLHAKVYISAYHFLTFSFPRPGREFQKKFAKYINAREVFLQHGVYIHDVSKWTFKEKNPYDLFITSSEYERQYVIKELGYEKQVVKNVGLSRFDNLYKNDVKREILIMPTWRDFLRHQSRKQFVYSEYYRRYNDLVNDARFIEMLEKYDLKVNFYIHSEMQRFIDLFNFENERIVIHTKQQASVQNLLKENSLLITDYSSVSADFLYMDKAVILYQFDPEKFHYRPSKYIRYRDMGKVVNEKELVLDELEMFIQNDFKLNAKQLKKAKEIFNVRDRNNCYRTIECIEEMQIKAN
- a CDS encoding glycosyltransferase family 2 protein; its protein translation is MKKPLISVILPIYNVEMYIEECLNSLVNQTIGVENLEVIMVNDCSTDFTKSIMDKYSEKYSNFISIHLEKNTGSPSTPKNIGVEQATGEYLIFLDPDDYVPKDAYEKLYEYAQKYKSDFVMGSLARFNSQKQWKQPQLNTAMLQRYHRNIKIEEKPEFLSVLGYLVNKLIKTSFFKKYKIQFNPSIKLGEDFIICNQLMLLAKRFSYIPENVYFYRMRDEEEENSLTQLEPYEAISNFVIADNIIFSNFCDLKKVDLYKNSNLQTVQSIIYRLNDEFLALSIKEQREILNLAHPTVLRFDDEFLEELIEFDRGLIKFLKEGNIENIILYIELKVKRNEAFQAQRELQIASKELNRIYKSKYWKMTKPFRKVRAKLTLKVKKLVPVSK
- a CDS encoding bifunctional glycosyltransferase/CDP-glycerol:glycerophosphate glycerophosphotransferase, which gives rise to MISTLPYELKDGNEGFLKKVKLSVIITNYNKGQYLVQCLQSVVEQTLKGIEIIVVDDGSTDNSMRVLGQYEKQHNNLKVYRQQNAGVSAARNTGLQKANGEYVTFLDADDYVHLAGYKKMYEVASGNNADMVIANIICFNEYKNWPLSYMKKLFNKKFPLIRNVAKNLELHLTPSTSNKIFKREMCVLNGIHFDEDLWVGEDLLFTQQCLLVAERVIVRETPLLYYRIVDNGNNNLSKNTTITFFDQLVILQMKLTAMYREKKRLALIHTIEARQWKFFVDSIVLKGKDFSNEKLLEVIQLGNKFLSSLTSFKYIEEFNVRDQLITEMIKENDSIGLEKLLNIFQDELITKEHVYDNKKYYYFYYRFFPRYKELLQVNNLALVHKIEGIKLRKEILTISGYAFVENLSTKKIKKELVFYKDGTTKTIQLKNSLRTDISYLFSNNTIDYNDAGFETIEVNVRDWLEEGEWKISIRLSIGKTVIEEPLRVLLAQLRNNTKYQNENPLDIKVLYKNSEATIQIRKSNYMKRMMNTCSEVKRAIRYDLGLFKRKNYKALLAIIFYKLFGSYFRRKNIWLIGEREDTAQDNSYHLFKYIRKKHPDIPTFYIINKESNDYKNIEGLGNIIQYGSFKHTFYLLICNKTINSYSETANMYTDDYKHILKYYPEWQQNKKIFIQHGVIGVSRVNHVLNKNRMGYSLFVVSSQFEKEHIVKEFGYEEDEVIVTGLARWDALKDESKGNEILLMPTWRSWIKTKDQLMKSKYWQTYMSFLKSKELHKMLEEKDMTLTFFPHYQTQKLGAETPVFHERIKVLKQGKETVQSLLKRHRLLITDYSTVSFDFAYMNKPVIFFQFDYGEFYSKHYNEGPINHRTELFGTRVESEKDIHLLLNDFESSLQSLNLEKVNKYVIKPKELHCQMLFENIKGV